A single window of Vibrio sp. SCSIO 43137 DNA harbors:
- the dinG gene encoding ATP-dependent DNA helicase DinG, with translation MLNPNIQKSIKKSYQNLHHQLDNFIPRRAQNYLVAEMAKTLCGEYHKQNRIMVAEAGTGIGKSLAYLMAVIPSAVLNNRKVVISTATVALQEQLLNKDLPLYRRITDLDFSFILAKGRQRYCCSEKLASACGADGGQLAMFESKPKQKDIELLETMYRSLAQGKWDGDRDSWPKAIKDELWSAIVSDKHSCNNSLPNHRGCPFQKARSELDKNDVIIANHSLVMADIDLGGGVILSEPDNTMYVFDEAHHLPKVARDHASAAASLKGAASWLEKLNQSSAKFCSLADEKRVNRFRNELQDAIQQLIPSLTQLSKQFDSSRFEENSYRFENGELPEWLENQSKELKQISGKGFQALSKIADLIAEQVKDGELSAKLAEPALAEMGFYNQRLENLAKVWQLMATTKEKGAPLVKWLDINPDRDGDFIVNVSPLEVGWQLDQQLWSRCVGAVLTSATLRALNSFSYFCFQAGISEKAEDGVQFLALASPFNYQDNGELIVPKMQYEPSASEFTDYLSQQLPEMIQADKANLVLFSSYWQMNQVADQLSSLFTKKGWALQVQGDGSRNDILQKHRKLIKKGSTSILFGTGSFSEGLDLPGDLLSNLIITKIPFAVPTSPVEQAHAEYIESKGGNPFMQISVPEASKKLIQSVGRLLRTEQDSGRVTILDRRVVSKRYGKLLLDSLPPFKRVIEK, from the coding sequence ATGCTTAATCCAAATATTCAGAAATCGATCAAAAAGAGTTACCAAAATCTTCACCATCAACTGGATAACTTTATTCCCCGCAGAGCACAAAACTACCTTGTAGCGGAAATGGCTAAGACTCTTTGTGGTGAGTACCATAAACAGAACCGGATTATGGTGGCCGAAGCCGGTACAGGTATTGGTAAATCCCTAGCCTATCTAATGGCAGTAATACCCTCCGCTGTGCTGAACAACAGAAAGGTAGTAATTTCCACTGCTACTGTAGCCTTGCAGGAACAGCTACTGAATAAAGATCTTCCTTTATATAGACGCATTACCGATCTCGACTTCTCTTTTATTCTGGCTAAAGGAAGACAACGTTACTGCTGTAGTGAAAAGCTGGCCTCTGCCTGCGGTGCAGATGGCGGGCAACTGGCTATGTTTGAAAGTAAGCCAAAGCAGAAAGATATAGAGCTACTTGAAACCATGTACCGCTCCCTTGCTCAGGGGAAATGGGACGGCGACAGAGACTCATGGCCCAAGGCAATAAAAGATGAACTCTGGAGCGCTATCGTCAGCGATAAGCACAGCTGTAATAACAGTTTGCCAAACCACAGAGGCTGCCCTTTTCAGAAAGCCCGTTCAGAACTGGATAAAAATGATGTCATTATTGCCAACCACAGCTTGGTGATGGCTGATATTGATCTGGGTGGTGGCGTTATTCTCTCAGAACCTGACAATACTATGTACGTGTTTGATGAAGCACACCACTTACCTAAGGTTGCCAGAGATCATGCTTCCGCTGCAGCCAGCCTGAAAGGCGCAGCTAGTTGGCTGGAAAAGTTAAATCAGTCCAGCGCTAAATTTTGCAGTCTGGCAGATGAAAAACGGGTTAACCGGTTCAGAAATGAACTTCAGGATGCTATCCAGCAACTTATTCCGTCTCTGACTCAATTAAGTAAACAGTTTGATAGCAGCCGTTTTGAAGAGAACAGTTATCGCTTTGAAAACGGCGAACTTCCCGAATGGCTGGAAAATCAATCCAAAGAATTAAAGCAGATATCCGGTAAGGGCTTTCAGGCGTTATCAAAAATTGCAGATCTGATAGCAGAACAGGTTAAAGACGGAGAGCTTTCAGCCAAGCTGGCAGAGCCTGCTCTGGCGGAAATGGGTTTCTATAACCAGAGGCTGGAAAACTTAGCTAAAGTGTGGCAGCTAATGGCCACTACAAAAGAGAAAGGAGCCCCGCTGGTTAAGTGGCTGGATATTAACCCTGACCGTGATGGCGACTTTATCGTTAACGTTTCTCCTCTGGAAGTTGGCTGGCAGTTAGATCAGCAGTTATGGAGCCGCTGCGTCGGAGCCGTACTGACTTCAGCAACATTAAGGGCATTAAACTCATTTAGCTATTTCTGCTTTCAGGCAGGTATTAGTGAGAAAGCAGAAGATGGTGTCCAGTTCCTCGCCCTTGCCTCTCCTTTTAATTATCAGGACAATGGAGAACTTATAGTACCTAAAATGCAGTATGAACCTTCTGCTTCTGAGTTTACCGACTACCTAAGCCAACAACTGCCTGAGATGATTCAGGCTGACAAGGCCAATCTGGTACTTTTCTCCTCTTACTGGCAGATGAATCAGGTTGCAGATCAACTTTCTAGCCTGTTTACTAAAAAAGGCTGGGCATTACAGGTACAAGGGGATGGTTCGAGAAACGATATTCTGCAAAAACATAGAAAATTGATTAAAAAAGGCAGCACCAGTATTTTGTTTGGTACCGGTAGTTTTTCTGAAGGTTTGGATCTGCCCGGTGATCTGCTCAGTAATCTGATTATTACTAAAATTCCTTTTGCCGTTCCTACTTCACCCGTCGAGCAGGCTCATGCTGAATATATTGAGTCAAAAGGCGGCAACCCGTTTATGCAGATATCGGTACCAGAAGCGAGTAAGAAGTTGATTCAATCTGTAGGAAGACTGCTGCGCACAGAGCAAGATTCTGGTAGAGTCACCATTCTGGATCGACGAGTGGTAAGTAAAAGATATGGCAAACTTTTACTCGACTCTCTCCCCCCCTTTAAACGAGTAATTGAGAAATAG
- a CDS encoding DUF2057 domain-containing protein, protein MKKVLVLIALFLPLTSLANVLQLRSGMSVEVINGEKTESQLARTQQLLEGRNQITAMYEATFRVAGKDEYIASKPYLLTFDTKEDVQLEVVSNRYKVLKKAFDAKQPIFKLVNASGQEVKMEQFVIPTTSSFLPYANVPALVEAYNKEHGIYFSNEAGYEQFTPEKITELKEADASKPVAQLQYWYSKATRAERKAFKKWMIDQE, encoded by the coding sequence ATGAAGAAAGTATTGGTACTTATTGCACTGTTTTTGCCTTTAACATCATTGGCAAATGTCCTACAGCTGCGTAGCGGTATGAGTGTTGAAGTGATAAATGGTGAGAAGACAGAAAGCCAGTTAGCTAGGACACAACAATTGTTAGAGGGTAGAAACCAGATAACCGCAATGTATGAAGCAACTTTCAGAGTTGCAGGGAAAGATGAGTATATTGCTTCTAAACCTTACTTGTTGACCTTTGATACAAAAGAAGATGTTCAACTTGAAGTTGTTAGTAACCGTTACAAAGTACTTAAAAAAGCCTTTGATGCTAAGCAGCCAATTTTTAAGCTAGTTAATGCATCAGGACAAGAAGTAAAAATGGAGCAGTTTGTGATTCCTACCACTTCAAGCTTCTTACCATACGCTAATGTGCCTGCCTTAGTAGAAGCTTACAATAAAGAGCACGGTATTTATTTCTCTAACGAAGCTGGTTATGAGCAATTTACTCCGGAGAAAATCACTGAGCTAAAAGAAGCCGATGCTAGCAAGCCGGTAGCACAACTGCAGTACTGGTACTCAAAAGCGACCAGAGCAGAACGAAAAGCATTTAAAAAGTGGATGATCGACCAAGAGTAA
- a CDS encoding inosine/guanosine kinase — protein MKFPGQRKSKHYFPVHARDPLVSQTQSSKKMASTHIIGVDQTLVDIEARVSDDFIEKYGLSKGHSLVIDDQTAEALYQQLKQEDLISNEFAGGTIGNTLHNYSVLADDKSTLLGVMSKSIEIGSYGYRYICKTSSRMDLNYLQGVEGAIGRCFALITEDGERTFAISEGQMNQLSPDSIPESIFKTASALVLTAYLVRCKEGDPMPEATMKAIEYAKKYDVPVVLTLGTKYVIQDDPKFWQDFLAENVSVVAMNEEEAEALTGENDPLLASDKALDWVDMVLCTAGPVGLFMAGYTEDSAKRTTSLPLLPGAIAEFNQYEFSRPATRSSCETPIKIYSHIAPYMGGPEKIKNTNGAGDAALSALLHDMAANKYHKENVPNSSKHQHAYLTYSSFSQVCKYANRSSYEVLVQHSPRLSRGLPEKEDSLEEAYWER, from the coding sequence ATGAAATTCCCCGGCCAGCGCAAATCCAAGCACTATTTTCCTGTTCATGCTCGTGACCCATTGGTCAGCCAGACACAATCAAGTAAAAAAATGGCAAGTACTCATATTATCGGGGTTGATCAAACTCTGGTGGATATTGAAGCGAGAGTATCTGATGATTTTATTGAAAAGTATGGCCTGAGTAAGGGACACTCTCTGGTTATTGATGATCAAACAGCAGAAGCGCTTTACCAGCAGCTTAAGCAAGAAGATTTAATCAGCAATGAGTTTGCTGGCGGAACCATTGGTAATACTCTGCATAACTACTCTGTACTGGCCGATGATAAGTCGACTCTGCTGGGTGTAATGAGCAAGAGTATCGAGATTGGTAGCTACGGTTATCGTTATATCTGTAAAACCTCCAGCCGTATGGATCTGAACTACCTTCAGGGCGTAGAAGGTGCCATTGGCCGCTGTTTTGCACTGATTACTGAAGATGGTGAGCGTACCTTCGCTATTAGTGAAGGGCAGATGAACCAGCTTTCTCCTGATAGTATTCCAGAGTCTATTTTTAAAACCGCTTCAGCGCTTGTGTTAACGGCGTATCTGGTTCGCTGTAAAGAGGGCGATCCAATGCCTGAAGCTACTATGAAGGCCATCGAATACGCTAAGAAATACGATGTGCCTGTAGTACTGACTCTTGGTACCAAGTACGTAATTCAGGACGACCCTAAATTCTGGCAAGACTTCTTAGCTGAAAATGTTTCTGTCGTTGCTATGAATGAAGAAGAAGCAGAAGCCTTGACAGGGGAAAATGACCCGTTGTTAGCTTCGGATAAGGCGTTGGATTGGGTAGATATGGTTCTGTGTACAGCAGGCCCTGTAGGGCTGTTTATGGCGGGTTATACTGAAGACTCAGCTAAGCGTACAACATCATTGCCTTTGCTACCGGGTGCTATTGCAGAATTTAATCAATATGAGTTTAGCCGCCCTGCAACCAGGTCTTCCTGTGAAACACCGATTAAAATATATTCGCATATTGCGCCATATATGGGTGGACCGGAAAAAATAAAAAATACCAATGGGGCAGGAGATGCTGCGTTATCAGCTTTATTACATGATATGGCCGCGAATAAGTACCACAAAGAAAATGTGCCTAATTCAAGTAAACACCAGCACGCTTATTTAACTTACTCTTCATTCTCTCAAGTTTGTAAGTATGCAAACCGTTCAAGTTATGAAGTTCTGGTACAACATTCACCTCGTTTATCCAGAGGACTACCAGAGAAAGAAGACAGCCTGGAAGAGGCATATTGGGAAAGGTAA
- a CDS encoding Na+/H+ antiporter NhaC family protein — protein sequence MDLIDFASSPLSLLPPVMALGLAILTRRVLLSLGIGIVVGAFLLADYSAVSALGYITNTVKGVFVEDGGINSWNMSIVAFLLLLGMMTALLTLSGGTRAFAMWAQVKVKNRRGSKLLAAFLGVFIFVDDYFNSLAVGAISRPVTDRYNVSRAKLAYILDSTAAPMCVLMPASSWGAYIMTIISGILVTHGVTEYTALGAYLRLVPMNFYAVFALLMVFAVAWFQIDIGSMRKHESDALNGNENNLEEGDKNARDLNEELDIVESETGKVSDLILPIVFLIIATVASMLYTGGQALASDNIEFNLLGAFENTDVGKSLVYGGIVGVAVALITVFKQKLPASDIGKTLWIGAKSMWGAILILVFAWSIGSVIGDMKTGSYLSSLVQGNIDPHWLPVILFLLSGLMAFSTGTSWGTFGIMLPIAGDMAGATDIALMLPMLGAVLAGSVFGDHCSPISDTTILSSTGAKCNHIEHVATQLPYALIVALISCTGYVVLGMTASITIAFVASAVAFVMACFVMSAVSKSARERAQMA from the coding sequence ATGGATTTAATAGACTTTGCATCATCCCCTTTATCCCTGTTGCCACCAGTAATGGCGCTGGGGCTCGCAATTTTAACCCGTCGCGTACTGTTATCCCTTGGTATAGGTATTGTTGTAGGGGCATTTTTGCTTGCTGATTACTCTGCTGTAAGCGCACTCGGCTATATCACAAACACAGTAAAAGGTGTGTTTGTTGAAGATGGCGGAATAAATAGCTGGAATATGAGTATTGTCGCTTTCCTGTTATTACTTGGAATGATGACAGCTTTGCTAACTTTATCCGGCGGTACCCGTGCGTTTGCAATGTGGGCTCAGGTAAAAGTTAAAAACAGAAGAGGTTCTAAATTACTTGCCGCATTTTTAGGCGTATTCATCTTTGTCGATGATTATTTTAACAGCCTTGCTGTCGGTGCCATTTCCCGCCCTGTGACAGATCGGTACAACGTATCCCGCGCAAAACTTGCCTATATTCTTGACTCAACGGCCGCACCTATGTGCGTATTAATGCCGGCATCAAGTTGGGGGGCTTATATAATGACAATCATTAGCGGAATATTAGTGACTCACGGAGTAACTGAATATACCGCATTAGGTGCATACCTGAGATTAGTTCCGATGAACTTCTACGCCGTATTTGCCCTATTAATGGTATTTGCAGTGGCATGGTTCCAGATTGATATCGGTTCTATGCGCAAACATGAATCAGATGCTCTGAATGGAAATGAAAATAACCTTGAAGAAGGTGATAAAAATGCCCGAGATCTGAATGAAGAGCTGGATATTGTCGAAAGTGAAACAGGTAAGGTATCGGATCTAATTCTGCCGATTGTTTTCCTAATCATCGCCACTGTTGCATCGATGCTATATACCGGTGGTCAGGCTCTTGCTTCTGATAATATCGAATTTAATCTTCTTGGTGCATTTGAAAATACCGATGTAGGTAAGTCGCTAGTATATGGTGGTATTGTCGGTGTTGCAGTAGCACTAATTACTGTATTCAAGCAAAAACTACCTGCAAGCGATATTGGCAAAACACTTTGGATTGGTGCTAAATCAATGTGGGGTGCAATCCTGATATTAGTATTCGCATGGTCAATTGGTTCAGTAATTGGTGATATGAAAACCGGATCTTATTTATCCTCTCTGGTTCAGGGTAATATCGACCCACACTGGTTACCTGTTATTTTATTTTTGCTTTCTGGTCTTATGGCATTTTCTACCGGTACTTCGTGGGGTACCTTCGGAATTATGTTGCCAATTGCCGGAGATATGGCCGGAGCGACAGATATTGCTCTGATGCTACCTATGTTAGGTGCGGTATTAGCTGGTTCTGTTTTTGGTGACCACTGTTCTCCGATCTCTGATACCACCATACTGTCATCAACAGGTGCAAAATGTAACCATATTGAGCACGTGGCGACACAGCTTCCGTATGCACTGATTGTGGCTCTGATCTCTTGTACAGGTTATGTTGTTCTGGGAATGACAGCATCCATCACTATTGCATTTGTTGCTTCTGCCGTCGCATTTGTAATGGCGTGCTTTGTAATGTCTGCAGTATCTAAGTCTGCCAGAGAGCGGGCTCAGATGGCTTAA
- a CDS encoding H-NS family histone-like protein gives MSELTKTLLNIRSLRAFARELTFEQLEEALEKLTIVVEERREAAEEEKAANEAREAKLAEYAQMIAKDGIDVEDLISALSGEAKTKTRKKRDPRPAKYKYVDTNGEEKTWTGQGRTPSAIQSQLDAGKSLDDFLI, from the coding sequence ATGTCAGAACTTACTAAAACTCTGCTTAATATTCGTAGTCTGCGTGCATTTGCTCGCGAATTAACTTTCGAACAATTAGAAGAAGCCTTAGAAAAACTAACTATTGTTGTAGAAGAGCGCCGCGAAGCTGCTGAAGAAGAAAAAGCAGCAAACGAAGCACGCGAAGCTAAACTTGCAGAATATGCGCAAATGATTGCAAAAGACGGAATTGATGTTGAAGATCTTATTTCAGCTCTTTCTGGTGAAGCAAAAACTAAAACACGCAAGAAGCGCGACCCACGCCCTGCTAAATACAAATATGTAGATACAAACGGCGAAGAAAAGACCTGGACAGGTCAGGGCAGAACACCTTCTGCAATTCAATCTCAGCTTGACGCTGGTAAATCTTTAGATGATTTCCTAATCTAA
- the hisG gene encoding ATP phosphoribosyltransferase, producing the protein MQTQRLRIAIQKKGRLSKECQDLLKKCGAKFNLMGERLVVHVENMPLDLLLVRDDDIPGLVMDGVVDLGFIGENELEEVRLDRVALNEPSDFVALRRLDFGGCRLSIAIDKDEVYNGPQDLAGKRIATTYPHLLKAYMDEQGVDFSTCMLTGSVEVAPRAGLADAIADLVSTGATLEANGLKEAEVIFRSKATLIQRAGEFDSDKQALINKILTRMQGVIQAKESKYIMLHAPSDKLDQVKQLLPGAEDPTVLPLSAEKNRVAVHLVSTENLFWETMEQLKELGASSILVLPIEKMME; encoded by the coding sequence ATGCAAACACAACGCCTAAGAATTGCCATTCAGAAAAAAGGACGCCTGAGCAAGGAATGCCAGGATCTTCTCAAAAAATGTGGTGCCAAGTTTAACCTGATGGGAGAGCGTCTGGTTGTTCACGTAGAGAACATGCCGCTGGATCTTCTGCTGGTCCGTGACGATGATATTCCGGGGTTAGTTATGGACGGAGTGGTCGATTTGGGCTTTATCGGTGAAAACGAGCTCGAAGAGGTTCGTCTGGACAGAGTCGCACTAAACGAACCAAGTGATTTTGTTGCACTGCGTCGTCTGGACTTCGGTGGTTGCCGCCTCTCTATTGCCATCGATAAAGATGAAGTTTATAACGGCCCTCAGGACTTAGCCGGTAAGCGTATTGCCACAACCTACCCACACCTTCTTAAAGCCTATATGGACGAACAGGGCGTTGATTTCAGCACTTGTATGCTGACAGGTTCCGTTGAAGTTGCTCCCCGCGCAGGCCTGGCAGATGCCATTGCTGACTTAGTTTCTACCGGCGCTACACTGGAAGCCAACGGCCTGAAAGAAGCAGAAGTTATTTTCCGTTCGAAAGCGACCTTGATTCAGCGTGCCGGAGAGTTTGACAGTGACAAGCAGGCGCTGATTAATAAGATACTTACCCGTATGCAGGGCGTTATTCAGGCGAAAGAGTCCAAGTACATTATGCTGCATGCACCTTCTGATAAATTGGATCAGGTGAAGCAACTGCTACCGGGTGCTGAAGATCCTACTGTACTGCCATTATCTGCAGAGAAAAACCGCGTAGCCGTTCACCTTGTGAGTACCGAAAACTTGTTCTGGGAAACTATGGAGCAGCTTAAAGAGTTGGGCGCCAGCTCTATTCTGGTTCTTCCTATCGAAAAGATGATGGAGTAA
- a CDS encoding TSUP family transporter — protein sequence MEMLEPAMLVVLALVAFAAGFIDAVAGGGGMLTIPALLSIGLPPHIALGTNKLAASFASSTAAVTFYRKKLFSPKLWIHAFLATLVGATGGTMVVDAISTEWLEKAIPLIVLATAIYTIWQKSPPATGNALPEKSNKFTQIQWAQGVSLGFYDGVAGPGTGAFWMVSSMAIYRLNILLASGLAKAMNFTSNFTSFVTFALLGHVNWILGLTMGVCLMLGAYVGAHSAIRFGAKFIRPVFVTVVSIMAIKLAYEAWFL from the coding sequence ATGGAAATGCTGGAACCAGCTATGCTGGTTGTCTTGGCCCTGGTTGCCTTTGCTGCTGGTTTTATTGATGCTGTTGCCGGAGGTGGTGGCATGCTAACTATTCCTGCCCTTCTCTCTATAGGGCTGCCGCCGCATATTGCTTTAGGAACCAATAAGCTGGCAGCCAGTTTTGCCTCCTCTACTGCTGCGGTGACCTTCTACCGAAAGAAATTATTTAGCCCTAAACTATGGATACACGCTTTTTTGGCCACTCTAGTTGGCGCGACTGGAGGAACCATGGTTGTTGATGCTATTAGTACTGAATGGTTGGAAAAAGCCATTCCCCTGATTGTACTGGCTACGGCAATTTACACCATCTGGCAGAAATCTCCTCCCGCCACGGGTAATGCCCTGCCGGAGAAAAGCAACAAGTTTACCCAGATACAGTGGGCACAAGGTGTATCGCTGGGTTTCTATGATGGGGTGGCCGGGCCGGGTACTGGCGCTTTCTGGATGGTAAGCAGTATGGCTATTTATCGTCTTAATATTTTGCTCGCCTCTGGCCTTGCCAAAGCGATGAATTTTACTAGTAACTTCACCTCCTTTGTTACTTTTGCACTGCTTGGCCATGTGAACTGGATTCTCGGCTTAACCATGGGTGTCTGCCTGATGCTAGGCGCCTACGTTGGTGCACACTCTGCCATCCGTTTCGGGGCTAAATTTATCCGGCCGGTGTTTGTTACCGTGGTGAGCATTATGGCAATTAAACTTGCTTATGAGGCATGGTTTTTGTGA
- the hisD gene encoding histidinol dehydrogenase, protein MKTVVWQSLSESQQESVLERPAITEGANITAAVSSVIEKVRAEGDKALIELTEKFDGVTPDSIRVSEQEIEAASARLSEKMKQALEQAHKNISVFHKAQKPQPLRVETQPGVVCEQVTRPINKVGLYIPGGSAPLPSTVLMLGVPAQIAGCRKVVLCSPPPIADEILYVAKLCNIDEVYNVGGGQAVAAMAYGTETVAKVEKIFGPGNAYVTEAKRQVSNDFRGAAIDMPAGPSEVLVIADEYANAEFIAADLLSQAEHGPDSQVVLLTPSAVVADKVADAVQKQLKQLSRSEIAEQALGSSIIVIADSLTQCVSISNFYGPEHLIVQTRNPRELLPLLDNAGSIFLGDWSPESVGDYASGTNHVLPTYGYTRTYSSLGLADFCKRMTVQELSADGLQALAPTVVTMAEAEGLDAHKRAVTIRVEALEQGASN, encoded by the coding sequence ATGAAAACGGTCGTTTGGCAATCACTGAGCGAATCTCAGCAAGAGTCTGTACTGGAGCGCCCTGCCATCACTGAAGGCGCGAATATTACTGCTGCGGTGAGTTCAGTTATAGAGAAGGTGAGAGCAGAAGGGGATAAGGCTCTTATTGAACTTACCGAGAAGTTTGACGGCGTGACTCCGGACTCTATCCGGGTTTCAGAGCAGGAGATAGAAGCCGCTTCTGCCCGTCTGTCAGAAAAGATGAAGCAGGCACTGGAGCAGGCACATAAGAATATTTCTGTTTTCCATAAAGCACAGAAGCCGCAGCCTTTGCGGGTTGAGACACAGCCGGGTGTAGTATGCGAGCAGGTAACCCGCCCGATTAATAAGGTTGGTCTGTATATCCCGGGCGGAAGTGCTCCGTTACCTTCAACAGTACTTATGTTGGGTGTACCGGCTCAGATAGCGGGATGCCGCAAGGTGGTTCTCTGTTCCCCGCCACCAATAGCCGATGAGATTCTCTATGTCGCTAAGCTTTGCAATATAGATGAAGTCTATAATGTCGGTGGCGGACAGGCCGTTGCTGCTATGGCTTACGGTACAGAGACGGTTGCTAAAGTAGAAAAAATCTTTGGCCCGGGTAATGCCTATGTGACGGAAGCGAAACGTCAAGTAAGCAATGACTTCCGTGGTGCAGCTATTGATATGCCTGCCGGGCCTTCTGAAGTGCTGGTTATTGCGGATGAATACGCTAATGCAGAATTTATTGCCGCCGATCTTTTAAGTCAGGCAGAGCACGGACCAGATTCTCAGGTGGTTTTGCTGACTCCGTCTGCGGTAGTGGCTGACAAAGTGGCTGACGCGGTACAGAAGCAGCTTAAGCAGCTATCCAGAAGCGAGATTGCTGAGCAGGCTCTGGGTTCCAGCATTATCGTGATTGCTGATTCACTAACTCAGTGCGTATCAATATCTAATTTTTACGGGCCTGAGCACCTTATTGTTCAGACGCGTAATCCTCGCGAACTTCTGCCTCTGCTGGACAATGCCGGTTCTATTTTTCTAGGTGACTGGTCGCCGGAATCGGTGGGAGATTATGCCTCCGGAACTAACCATGTTCTGCCGACTTATGGTTATACCCGTACCTACTCCAGTTTAGGTCTGGCAGATTTCTGTAAGCGAATGACGGTGCAGGAACTTTCCGCTGACGGCTTACAGGCGCTGGCACCAACGGTTGTGACAATGGCAGAAGCAGAAGGGCTGGATGCCCACAAACGGGCAGTGACCATTCGTGTTGAAGCCCTTGAGCAGGGAGCGTCGAACTAG
- a CDS encoding porin, whose protein sequence is MKKTLIALSVLVAAGSVNAATIYENEGSSISVSGEVKATYWNKEIKAGAAKTKSSELVSKGTLQFDIAHEINADVKALAGFEYDFSSGNDANGDDVWVGLQGDFGTVKIGETGNPFGVLENVDIGSEAENVALSGDNAEESKGQGIRYSNDFGPVAVSAAYFFTTDDETNGSGTDSDKTKGTTSLSAEYSHDMFTVAAAYSAGERELGQNAGDKAVDTKVAGLSASASFGPVEFGGMFANYEATSTVLASQIADGDAYGVFAKFDAMEDLQLYVSHQAFDADKKYATTGVKSKSELKETATFFGATYTLAPKVSMTGEYLMTEAKEGSAKAEEDRMTLNLKVKF, encoded by the coding sequence ATGAAAAAGACTCTAATCGCTCTATCAGTACTAGTTGCAGCTGGTTCTGTTAACGCAGCAACTATCTACGAGAACGAAGGTTCTTCAATCTCAGTATCTGGTGAAGTAAAAGCTACTTACTGGAACAAAGAAATAAAAGCAGGCGCAGCTAAAACTAAATCATCTGAGCTAGTTTCTAAAGGTACTCTTCAGTTTGATATTGCTCATGAAATCAATGCAGACGTTAAAGCTCTTGCTGGTTTTGAATACGATTTCTCAAGCGGCAACGACGCTAATGGCGATGATGTATGGGTTGGTCTACAAGGCGACTTCGGTACAGTTAAGATTGGTGAAACTGGCAATCCTTTCGGCGTTCTAGAAAACGTTGATATCGGTTCAGAAGCAGAAAACGTTGCTCTTTCTGGCGACAATGCTGAAGAAAGCAAAGGTCAAGGCATCCGTTACTCTAATGATTTCGGTCCAGTAGCTGTTTCTGCAGCTTATTTCTTCACTACTGATGATGAGACAAACGGTTCTGGTACTGATTCTGATAAAACAAAAGGCACAACATCACTATCTGCAGAATACTCTCATGATATGTTCACTGTAGCTGCTGCATACTCTGCTGGTGAGCGTGAGCTAGGCCAAAATGCTGGTGACAAAGCTGTAGATACTAAAGTTGCTGGCCTATCTGCTTCTGCAAGCTTTGGTCCTGTAGAGTTTGGTGGTATGTTTGCTAACTATGAAGCAACAAGTACTGTACTTGCTTCACAAATCGCTGACGGTGACGCTTACGGTGTATTCGCTAAGTTCGATGCAATGGAAGATCTACAGCTATACGTTTCTCATCAGGCATTTGATGCTGATAAGAAATATGCTACTACAGGCGTTAAATCTAAGTCTGAACTAAAAGAAACAGCTACTTTCTTCGGTGCTACTTATACTCTAGCTCCTAAAGTTTCTATGACAGGTGAGTACCTGATGACTGAAGCTAAAGAAGGTTCTGCTAAGGCTGAAGAAGATCGCATGACTCTTAACCTTAAAGTTAAGTTCTAA